The Pongo abelii isolate AG06213 chromosome 7, NHGRI_mPonAbe1-v2.0_pri, whole genome shotgun sequence genome contains the following window.
ATCCCTGACCCTCTCCCATGGGTACCCTGGACTGACCTGCGAGGCTGCGCCATGTGAGCCTGTCTGGTGCTCCACTGGTCTGCCCTGTCATCCCTAGGGCTCCCTAGGCCCCCAGTTCCAGCCTGCCTGCTCAGGGCCAGCCCCTTCCCAGGGCCCTGAACCCCACAGTCCCTTTCTCCATCTCCCCAGTGAGGAACACCCCCCACCGGAAACTCCCACGAACACCCTCCCCACGGCTAGCTCCTGTTTTCCAGCCTGGGGATGGCAACACCACCGTCCCGAACCCTGGCCTGGGGCCTCAGCTTGCCCTGCTTTGTGAGGGGCAGGCAGATGCCCCTGGGAAGCAGCCTGCTCCCCATCTGTCTGCCCTACAGACAAGTAAGTTCCCATCCCTGCTTCTTCTGCAAGCACTCCCCAGTGTTACAACATGTGCCGAAAAAAACGAGACCTAGATTCTTCACAGCAAGTGGCAAAGGCCGCTACTCTGGCCTCACTGCCTCGCCTCACCTCCGGCCAGCATACTCCCTCTCTGATAAGAGAAGGGCCCTTCCTGAGTGGCTCCACGAGTCAGGCTGCCACCAGCACACCCCAGCAGCACACACAGGCTGATGCCCTGCCCTTATTCCGCACGCCCGACGGCCCCATCCTTTCTGCCTCCCAAGCCAGACCCTACCATCAGCAGGTTCTCCGTGAGGATCAGCTCAGAGAGGTTCTCACAGTCCCCGATGGCCTCAGTCACCTCGCACAGCCGGTTCTGGTCTACCTTTAGGATGGACAGCTGCTTCAGCTGACCTGGTGTCGGGGAGACAGGGGGACAAGGCTGAGCAAGATCCCCAGACGTGCCTTACCCACCTGGCCAGAAGCGCTCTCAAGACAAATAGcaaggcccccagcccctcttgCCGCCGCCGTACTTCGGGAGGACCCTACCTACCTTGCCCCCACAAGCCTGACTCAACCTCCTTCGAGAAAACACCAGGCCCCAGTGGCACTGCCACCCTTCACCCTTCTGCCCTCACAGGCTCCACCGTCCCCTCCAGCACCACCAGTTGCCTCCTCAGCTTTCTGGGCTGCCCCAGggtcccacctcccctccccagggaCAGCTCCCAGGGCCTGGGCACACTCAGGATCCTCCCCTGTGTTCCATACCACACACAGCCCCGATGCCCCATGCTCCTCCCAGGGCCAGGCTCCGTGTGCCCCACCCAGGCACCCCCAGGCGCACTAACCGATGCCGTCGGGCAGCCTCCGCAGCAGGTTCTGGGACAGCAGCAGGTCAGTGAGCAGCACCAGCCCGCCGAGCTCAGCAGGCAGCTCCTCCAGCCGGTTTTCCGACACGTCCAGGCACACCAGGCGCCGCAGGTTCCCGAGCTCCTGCAGGCGGGCAGAGAGTCAGAGCGCGGAAGGGCACGAAGCAGGGGGCCAGCCCCACCCTGACTCACCGGGGGCAGTGCTGACAGCTGGTTGCGGTCAAGCCACAGCTCCCGAAGATTGGGCAGAGCCCCCAGAGTGTCTGGCTGCAAGAAGGAACAGAGAAAATGGTGACTATGGCGCAACGCCTCCTGCTGTGCCATGCCCAAGAGACTGTacgcccccacacccagctcccACCCGCCTGCCCTCCCGATGTGCCCCTTGCTGTTGGATCTGCTCGCTGTCCCTCTTTCTTTGCCCTTGCTTCTCGTGGCCCGCCCTCCGGTCTCTGCCCTGTCAGGCCTCCGCGCACCAGCACTTCCAGGTCGTTGCCTCCCAGATCCAGCTGTTCCAGCTTGACCAGAAAAGACAGGGACCTGCAGAGAAAGCAGGGTGGAGGTGTGGCCATGCAGCCCTGGTCCCTAAGCTGTGGCCCTGCCCCGGCTGTTGGGAGAATGCCCGTCATACTCACGCTGGCAGGGATTTGAGCAGGTTCTCCCGGAGCTCCAGGGTCACCAGGTTGGCGAGGCTGAAAGAGAGACCAGGCACTGGGGCAAGAGGAAGGAAAGCAGTGGCGGCAAGGGCAGGGCCAAATccaagcccccaccccaccctggctCCACCTGAGAAGGCACTCACTTGCCCACGTCCCCGGGCAGTGCCTGCAGAGACACATCATTCAGGGCCAGGTGAGCCAGGCTGCGCAGCTGAGTGAAGCCATCAGGGAGCCTGGACGGGAGGAAGCAGAGGCCCTCGGATGACCAGTCCAGGGCTGTGGGACCCATAGCCCCTACCGACCCCACCACAGGCTGCCACCCACCTGGAGAGGGGGTTCCCGCTAAAGTCCGCGATCTCTAGAGCCTTGCAGAACTTGATGCTCTCCGGGATCTCAGGGATATCTGTTACAGAGGGTCACAGTGAACAGATGCCATGGCCTGCAGGACGTCTGCAGCCCCAGTGGACACTCCCCAGACTccacccagcccctgcccaggCTCCCCACCGTTCCGGGACACGTCCAGCTCCACCAGCTGCATGAAGTTGGCCACCTCGGGAGGCAACCGCTGGATCTCGTTGTCGCTCAGGCCCAGCTTGCGCAAGTTCAGCAGCCGGAAAAAGGGCTGTGGGCAGGCAGGACACAGACTCTGTGGCAGAGACCACTCCAGAACAGAGAAGAGCTCCTGGACATGTGGGTGTCACAAGTCAACGGTCCCTAGACCTCTGCCTGCTCCAGGTCACACCGGGTCCTGATGTCTAACCACGACACCCCATTTGTggcaagaaaagcaaagaaacacaCGGTGCACACGCCCACTATGGCTGCCTCCCTCCACTCTTCACACCAGCCTCCCCTCTGAGAAGTCACCTGCTGGCAACCAGACAAGGCCCCAATCCCCTGCCCTGTGTCTTACCTCAGGGCCCACCCAAGCCCCTGAACCACTTCTGCCACCTTCCAGGGGCCCACACTGGCCTCTACCTCTGCATCCCAACAAGAAGCCTGGCCTGGTTCTGCAGCAAGAACTCAGTAAACGCTCCCcgcaaaaacagtaacaaaaacagagtACCACAAGCACAGTCCTACACACGAGACCTGCAGGTGGCCACAGAGGACCGAGCTGTCACTGCCAGGGCCAGAACAGGGTCACATTCTTTGGGACATCCAATTCCTAGGTATTGGCCACTCAGCACCCCATCTCCAGAAAAGAGATACTTCTTAATCTGCTTTCTCCCACCTCCTTTTTTGGAGCAGCTTTAGGAGAGCAGCTTGTCCAcgaaaaacaaaggcaaagaaagggGGACAGCGAGCAGATCCGAGAGCAAAGGGCACATCAGGAGGGCTCCCCCACTCATCCCTGCACCCaacaagaaaaggagaggaggacTGGACCCCACCTCCAGAGCAGCCCAACAAGCTAGTACTCATCAGCCACCTGAATCCAAGTTCCACCCTAACCCCATCGACCTCCCTGAATCCCCACGGGTTTCACTCTGAGGCTCCGCCTCCAGGCTCGGTGACAATCGCTATCCCCAGGCAAGCACCTGATGACCGCTGCCACCTGCGCCAGCCAGGGCGGCTGGGAGAGGAGGGTGGGGCTGGCTGGGGTGGGGACCTGGCCAGTGCAAACCGGCAGGGCCGGCTGGAGTCTGCAGTGGCTCGCCCAGGCAGATTCTGCCGCCGGGGGAATCAGGGGCTGGGGGCGCGCCTTTGGGCGGCAGGTGCGGGCGGCCGCTCACCTTGGGCAGCTCGCGCAGTTGGTTGGCGTCGAGCAGCAGTTCCTCCAGGCTGCGACTGTAGCGGTAGATTTCCTCGGGCACGGCCTGCAGCGAACAGTGCCGCTTGTCCACCGACTCCACGTGCCGGTTGCAGCGCCACAGCGGGATGCACTTGAGCATGGTGCGGGTGGGCGGCTCGGGCTCCGGCGGCGGCGCTCGGCGGGCTCGGGGCCGGGGGGCGGGACTCAGTCCGCATGGGCGCCGCGCATGGGGAAGGGGCGCAGGCAGGGGGCGGGCCGCCCGAGACTGGACGGGGACGCGGCCGCAGCCGGCGCTGGGCCGGGCCCGCGCTCGGAACGCGCGGAACGCTCGGACTGCGGGCCTGGGCAGGGGGCGGGTCTCAGACTCTTAAGAAGCGGGgggagcggcggcggcggctccgcATCCCGCTTGGTCCCGCTCAGCTCGTCCCGCCCGCTCGTCCGCCCGCTGTGCCGCACCGGAACCGCCGCTGCCCGCCGGACTGCCCCGCCGACACCCACCCGGCCGCCGCGCAGCCCGTCGGGAAGCCGAGTCCGGCCCTTGCCGCCCAGCACGCCCGGACTGCGGCCCCCAGAAGGCCCCGCGCGCCGCCGCCTCTGAGGACCCGTAGCGGCACCGCGCAAAGCCTGCCGGGAAGCCGGACCCGCCCCGCGCACGGGATACTGGGAGCTACAGTCCACGAGAGGCGGCGCCCTCCACCCTCCAGCCCGGCCCCTGGCCCCGCGGCACTTGGCCACGAATCTCTACGCATGGCCTCCTCCCGGGAAGCGACCACGCCCGCCCGCCCGCTCCGTCGCCTTGGACGGCCGGCTCTGCAGCACAAAAGCACTGGCAGCGCGCGCTGTCCAGCGGGTCGCGGTGTCCCGGGGCCCAGCCTTCTCTCAGCACCACCCTGCGGGGACAGCTGCGAGCCCCGCCCACCCAGCCGCCGCCACCAGCGGGACGGAGCCCGGGGCGCCAACCCCCTACCCAGGTCTCGCCCACGGCGGGCCCCTCCTGCCAACACGGAACAGATCCAGAGACCACCCCCCGACCCCTACCTCCTCACCCTAGACCCCCTAAAGAGACACCCCCAGGATGGGTGACAGGACCGACGGCAGACACAGGGACGTTCAGGGCCAGCAGCATCCGCACCTTTATCCGCACTATAGACTGGGCTGGGCAGAGTGCGCCTGGCCCCGGGGACACCACCGTATCACTATAAAACCCAGAGGAAACAAGGAACAAGTGCAAGTCCGGGGAGAGGGGCCACTGTCACGCAGAGAGGTCACTGTTATCAAAACGCTCCTGGTCGTACACTTCAGCCACCACCTTGCGGCCAGCAAACCAGCGGCCATTGAGGGCCTGGATGGCCTTATGAGTCTCGGAGGCTATGGAAAACTCCACAAAGATCTTGACAATGATTTCCGCATCCTCCTCCTCGCCTTGTTTCTCTTGGTAGATGATGACGCGGTTCACCGCCCCGAACTTGCCACACTCCTCTGTCACCTCCCCTTCCAGGTCATCATCGATGTCCTTGGGGTCCACCATGTTGCGCAGAACCATCACAGTAGACTGTGGGGCAGGGCCGAGGGGAAGACAGCTGAGCACTGCGGCCCTGCCCCCtaccctcccccaccaccaccccgcCCCTCTGCCCACCTCCTGCTTGCGGAGCAGCTTCTGCATCACCATGTGGCGGGCGCTACTGCCCGAGATGCTCATATGCTCCTGCTCGCTCAGCATCTCTGGCCGCTCTGACTCGGGAAAcagctcctcttcttccttctccttcttgggCTCCAGGAGACCCAGCGTCGGAGGGCTGGCCAGGATGGGGTTCACCACTCCCACCGAGGGGATGGTGACCGGGATAGGAGGACGGGCTGGGGTCACACCTGCAGGAAAACCAACCAGGTCCATCAGTCACTCCCTACCACCCCCCTTCCCAGAAAGGCACAGAGCTGGCCCGCCCTGGGCTCAGAGGGTTGTGCCCAGACCAAAAGGGCCAGGCAGCTGAGGGCAGCGAGCCTAGAGATGCcaggacaggagaggagaggatcTGGTACCACTTAGACTCACCTGTGATGACTCCAGGTGCCTGGGCAGCCATGACGGCCTGGGGCAAAGTGCCCAGGGGCTGGGCCAGGGTCAATGCTGGGGACACTAGTCCAGGTGTACCCAGGGTACCCAGCACCGCTGCTCCGGCCACTGCTTCCTGCAACCCAAAAAGTCACCGTGCTCAGTCCCTGGTCTGGCTACTCAAGACCACCTTGAATCAGTCTCCAAGGAATCAGGGGCCGGCCCGCCCACCCTCAAGCCGACACAGCTGTGTGGGCCCTCACCTGAGCTGTGATCTTGGCAGTGGCTGCAGCAGCTGCCACAGCAGCAGCAGGTGGGAGGCCTCCAGGTGTGGCGGGTGTGAGTAGGGGCATGGGCGGTGTGACGGCCTTGCCCACCCGCAAGTACTGGCCACCCAGGTCAAAGAGGTTCATGGAGGACACAGCATCTTGGGACGACTGGGCCTTCTCATACTCTGTGGGCAGGAGCAGCAGTGAGCAGGGCCAGCCCCAGCCTCAGGTGGCCCCCATCCCGCCTCAGCCGCCCCAGCTCACCAATGAAGCCGTAGCCCTTGTGCTTGCCCGTTGTGGGGTCCCGGGCCAGTGTGCAGGACTTGATCTTGCCAAAGGCCTCAAACACACTCTTGATGTCATCGTCTGAGAGGTCCTGGTGCACAGAGGCCACGTAGATGCGGTTGAAGGCCCGTGCCTCCTCAGCCAGCTGGTCTATGATGGGCTGGGCCTGCCCTATGTTGCTGGGTCTGCCCACCTGGGGAAGAGGTGGCGAGATGGAAAGACCGGTCAACCCAGGCCCAGCCACAAAAGGCTTCTGTGGAGGAGCAGCCCTGCACGCCTGCGGGATCAAGGCCTTGGCTCCCTGCCTCACCTTGATGTTCCTGCCCCCCAGCATCACCGAGTTCATCTGCTCCAAGGCCAGCTGTGCAGCTTCGGGGACCTCATACTCCACGAAGGCAAAGCCCTAGACACAGGGACACACCTGTCAGGCTGCACGAGCGCAGGGGTGGGGGCGAGCCCAAAGTGGCCGGGGTGGACCAAGCCTGCTGACCTTGTGCTTCATGGTGACGGAATCCCAGGACATGTCGATGCTCTTGATGGGGCCAAAGGGTGCAAAGGCCTGGCGGATGGTGTCCTCCCCCAGCTCGTAGTAGATAGAGCCCACGTAGACACGGCACATGATGGCCAGCGCCCGCTGCCGCTGAGCCGCCATCTGCAGCAGGACAGAGGGGAGAGAACCGCTGGCTCGTCAGGGGTGGCAGGAGGCTGGGCAGCCCACTCCCCTCCTGGCCCACCCACTCAGCCCTGCTGTGGGGAGGGCTCCCCACATGACAGGGAAGTGCGGGCTCCATCCCTGCAGTCAGGGTGTGGGGGTCGCAGGACCCCGCCACCCAAAGAAGGAAGGCCAGGCCCAGCGGCAGGACAGGACGCACCCCAGCCCGCCAAAGTCCCAGGCAGACTGTGGCAGCAAAGCCGACAGATGGTCAGGAGGCAGGGCTGTGCGCCCTCCCACCCAGACCACCCCTCCAGTCTGGGGGCTGGGTATCCCAGGCCGGGCTGGGAGATCCTCCCACTGTCCCAGCCAAGGACCACGACAGACGAGGGAAGGAGGAGCCATCCAAGCTGGAGGGACCCACTGGTTTGGTGGCCAGAAGACAGGAGGTCAGAAGACAGGGCAGCCACTGCCCAGAAGAGACCCCAGGGGAGGAGCTCAGGAGCCAGATGGGGGCTCCCTGAAGAGAGAACGAGGAGCAGCTGCTCATGCGGGGCCAACTCAGGTGGGGGCTCATGCTGTGCCTTCCCAGTGCCCTGCAACTCCTCACAAAGGAGCTGCCTGGAGCCCGTGCCCGCAGCCGAGAGAGCGGGCCCAGGCGAGACCACTGGCCTGGCCCCCGGGGGCACCATGAGGTAGCAGAGACCCTACGAGAAGCCCCCAGGCTCCTTAGAGCTGGTGACAGGCCTGGCAAGTCCAGGGCCTTGGCTGTGAGCTTGGCTACTGCGCTGAGGGACCTCCCCACACCCTCAGGGACGGGTTCTCGCCCCTGCCACCTCACAGGAGACGTGCCAGGCAGGGGACTTTCAGAGCCACACGCAGTGGGCCACAGGGAGACTGTGGGCCAGGGCAGGCAAAGCAGACAGCTGGAGCCAGGCCCTGCCCCTCTCCACAAAAGGCCTTGTGGCCAGAGACCAGTTTCCCTCTTTAGACATCAGCTGGCCTAATGCAGGCCAAACCTCCCCATCCAGTGGAGGGGGCCTGGAAGCATCTCTCCACATCAAGGGACTTCCCAAGGTGAGGTATCTTCCTTCAAACTAGGCATTCCCTGAAAACAAAGACTGTGTTCTCCTCAAACTGGGCCCCCTGACAGACCTCAGGCTCCCCACTCAGAGCAAGGCCCCCCCAAAGGTGGAATCACATCCCCCTCACGCAGCAGGCTCCCCAAACACGAGACCAGGCCTGTCCCTCAGGTCATGGTTCCCCCAAGACAGGGCCATGTCTCCTTTTCAGTGTGGGGCCCCACCCCCAGGCGGGCCAAGAGCTCTCTCCCTGACCAGACCCCCAGCCCGGGCTCCCATTCAGATGCTTCCCAGAGAGAACAACGCGTGTGTTGCCCCATGGGAGCCACACACAGGGATGACCCCTCTGAACAGAGGCTCCCAGAGAAGGGGCCACATCTTCCCCTCAGAATCCCCGAGATGGGACCTGGCCTCCTCCTGAGCCTGcctctgggggaagggagggacacCTCCTTCCCAGACTCCTCTGCCCACCACAGCCAAGGCCATAGCCGTGGCCCCTGCCTCCTCCGCCCTGGCTGCGTGGCCTCTGCCCCTTGCTGACAGCCAGGCACGAGGCCCTGCTTGCCCTTCCCTTGCTCGCTTgggtccccccacccccaccccatccaaCCATCCTCCCTCCAGGGTCTGATGGGGCCATGAGTTAGGACCCCTCTCTCCTCAGGGGCCTGACCCCAACCCAAGAGCCAGGCAGCCTGGAGACTGACGGGGCTGGAGGCCGTGGGCGCACCCCGTGCGTGCAGGCGGCGTGGGCGCAGACGGGCCTGGTGCCGGCAGCTACCCGCCCTGGCCGGCTGCCCTCCGCAGTTACCTGGCCGATTAGTTTTAAGGTGGGCCCTCAGAGCAGATGGAGGCCTCCCCAGGGGCGGTCCCGGGTGGGTGCCCACACCACtggccccaccacgcctggcgctCTGCTGCGCTCGTCCAGAGCTGGCGGGCAGGGCCGGCCAGGGGAGCAAGGTCCCCAGCACGTGGGCTGCACTGCCCCCCTCTAGCCCTGACTAAGGACATGAGCCCCGGAAGAAGTGAGCATTTCTATTGACCGATTGCAAAGGTGAGAGAGGATCTCCAAAGCCCATTGTCACTGCTGCCATCTGAAAGACAGTAAAGACAGAGTTCAGTCTGTTGGAGCCGAGCAGTCTCCCGCTCTCGTCAACACCTCACGCAGACAGCGGCAAGGCCCGGAGTCCCCGCCCTGCCAGGGAGGCCGCCTGCCTTCCCACACTGCCGGCCGCCGGCACCTGCCCAGGGGGGCCGCAGCGCCCCATGTGCCCCGCCCTGCAGCCTTGCAGCTGGGCCGGCTGGggcagaaaggaagggagggagggagggaggaagggagggagggaggagggcagtGGAGCGCAGTGAATGGCCAGGACATCTCCTGGCAGCGTGAATGTCTGAGGGCTGGGCGGGGGGTGCGTGAGGCTCGAGGCCCAGGAACCTGTTGGCCTCATACCGGCCTCTTCCCATGAAGGTATCGCAGCCTCCGGCCACAGGCCTGGAGCAGGGCCCCAGGGGAGGTGCCTCCAGACTGTCCCCTCAGTCCTGGGGCTGAGCCCAGGTGGTCTGGACTCACTGCAGGGGTGAGGGCCTGAGCAATCTTATCCAGGCCACGGGGGCAGGGAGGCCCGCGCCCCGCATGCTGCCACCATCGGCTGTGCACAGCTGGGGCGGGGAGCACGGGGGAGACCAGAGGCCACAGTGGGAAGACCAGGAAGGGGAAAAGGGTAGAGCTACAGCCAAGCAGCCAAGAAAGGGGCTGCGGCGCTTTCGGGGCTCCAGCGAGCAACAGGTGGGAAAGGCTGGGCCACTCGTGCCTCAGAGAGGACCCTGGGGGTCCCGAGCATGAGTCTTTGAGAATCGGAGCACTGTAACAGCTTGCGGGGACGGCCGCAGgcacaggaggaggaagagcgTGAAGAGgaggagatggtggtggtggtggggagggtggTGGAGGCTCCGGCTGGGGCTCACCTGCAGATTGgtgagctgctgctgctggtgcgcGATGGTCTGCTTCACCAGCACGCTCTTGATGCTCTGCTCCATGGCGTACTTCTTGGCCTGAGAGAGGTGGCAGTGAGGAGCACTGGGGGCCCAGCCCATGGGAGACAGGCCTGCCCCgcaccctgcccctgcccctgcccccagttGACTGTCCCACACCTGCAGTGCCCTGGGAGGTCCATGCTCACCTTCTGAAGGGCCTCCTGCTGCTCGGGCGTCAGGGGCGGCAGCCCCAGCTTGGCGGCTGTGCTCTGCCCGTTCTCCATCTTGATGGAGTCTGTGCCCTGGTAGGGGAGCAGGGGAATCCGTCAGCAGCAAGCTCAAGTTCTCCTTCACATGGCCCCAGGAGTGCCACCCCACCTGTGTCCCAAACACTGCACATGGGCTCTGGCCCAGCCCCTTCCCAGAGAGACAGGGCCCTAGCACAGACTGTCCCCTGCCTGGCCTGGACTCAGGCCAGCCCTTCTGACATTGCTGTCCCCAGCCCAGGCCACTGTCTCCCCCGGGACCCATGGGGTAGAACacagactgaggcaggcaggtgcCCTGGAGGCCCTGGGCCAACCCAAGCAGTTGTGGGGCCCAGGCCACAGTGGCCTCCTCGGGAACCACCAAGATAAACAGCTGGAGGCAGGAAAAGGGTCCAGCCCCTTGTTGTCAGTCTGACCCCAGAGCTGCTATCACATGCCCTGCAGGAGAGCCAGCCTCAGCTGTCCTCCAAGGCAGGAGAAAAGGGCCACGGCTCTCTGGACGTTCTGGGACTCCTTGCTCCCAGGCTCCTCCGGGCTTCCTCACAGTCCCTGCCACAGACACAGGCTCAGCTTCCCTGGAGTTTCAAGGGGCCCACCCAAGGAGCAAATACAAGGACCTCTCTCCCAACAGTGCTCCCCCCCACCGTCCCCGCAGGCACTGTGCACACCTCCCAGAGAACACAGGCCTCTCTCGGGCCACACGAGCCCTGCAGAGGGCTCCAGCTCGCTTCCACACACTCTTGCATGGgctgtgcctggcccactggGAGAAGCCAGGAGCAGACCCACTGGCACCGTAGCCAGGTGGGCCTGGGGACCAAGAGGCCCTTGGGCAGTCACAGCCACTGCAGACCCAAACTGATGCCAACCAGGATTATGTTTACGTCCCTTCTGTCAAAATCCATCTCTAAGCTTTTTGCAGAGAGAACGCAGCTGTGTGAGCAGGGAGGCATGGCCAACAGGCCCATCAGAGTGTGGGGTGGGCAGACAGCATGCCTGCGCCTGTCCTCCAGCTCAGCAAGCACAAAGATCACTGGCCCACCAACTGGGCTCTCCGAGACTTCCAGACACAGCCTTGAGGGAcagcagagaagaaagaagggtCCCCAGCACAGAAGTGATGAGCAAGGACAGAggaacacaggaggcaggaagggaCAGGCTGGCCCAAGCCCCAAGAACCCCCTCCTGCCTGCCAAGTGCTGGGATGCTGGCCCAAGCTCAAAGGGCAGGAAGCCCTGGAGACCCCTCCCCAGGCAACCAGAGCCCCAACCCGTCCCTGAAGGTCAAAGGCTGGCTGTGGGTGGCACCAGGTGCCCCAGTCCGGCTCACACCAGGCCTGTCCTCATCACCCTCAGCACCAGGTGCCCCAGTCCAGCTCACACTAGGCCTGTCCTCACCACCCTCAGC
Protein-coding sequences here:
- the PUF60 gene encoding poly(U)-binding-splicing factor PUF60 isoform X11 produces the protein MENGQSTAAKLGLPPLTPEQQEALQKAKKYAMEQSIKSVLVKQTIAHQQQQLTNLQMAAVTMGFGDPLSPLQSMAAQRQRALAIMCRVYVGSIYYELGEDTIRQAFAPFGPIKSIDMSWDSVTMKHKGFAFVEYEVPEAAQLALEQMNSVMLGGRNIKVGRPSNIGQAQPIIDQLAEEARAFNRIYVASVHQDLSDDDIKSVFEAFGKIKSCTLARDPTTGKHKGYGFIEYEKAQSSQDAVSSMNLFDLGGQYLRVGKAVTPPMPLLTPATPGGLPPAAAVAAAAATAKITAQEAVAGAAVLGTLGTPGLVSPALTLAQPLGTLPQAVMAAQAPGVITGVTPARPPIPVTIPSVGVVNPILASPPTLGLLEPKKEKEEEELFPESERPEMLSEQEHMSISGSSARHMVMQKLLRKQESTVMVLRNMVDPKDIDDDLEGEVTEECGKFGAVNRVIIYQEKQGEEEDAEIIVKIFVEFSIASETHKAIQALNGRWFAGRKVVAEVYDQERFDNSDLSA
- the PUF60 gene encoding poly(U)-binding-splicing factor PUF60 isoform X7; protein product: MATATIALQVNGQQGGGSEPAAAAVVAAGDKWKPPQGTDSIKMENGQSTAAKLGLPPLTPEQQEALQKAKKYAMEQSIKSVLVKQTIAHQQQQLTNLQMAAQRQRALAIMCRVYVGSIYYELGEDTIRQAFAPFGPIKSIDMSWDSVTMKHKGFAFVEYEVPEAAQLALEQMNSVMLGGRNIKVGRPSNIGQAQPIIDQLAEEARAFNRIYVASVHQDLSDDDIKSVFEAFGKIKSCTLARDPTTGKHKGYGFIEYEKAQSSQDAVSSMNLFDLGGQYLRVGKAVTPPMPLLTPATPGGLPPAAAVAAAAATAKITAQEAVAGAAVLGTLGTPGLVSPALTLAQPLGTLPQAVMAAQAPGVITGVTPARPPIPVTIPSVGVVNPILASPPTLGLLEPKKEKEEEELFPESERPEMLSEQEHMSISGSSARHMVMQKLLRKQESTVMVLRNMVDPKDIDDDLEGEVTEECGKFGAVNRVIIYQEKQGEEEDAEIIVKIFVEFSIASETHKAIQALNGRWFAGRKVVAEVYDQERFDNSDLSA
- the PUF60 gene encoding poly(U)-binding-splicing factor PUF60 isoform X2, with amino-acid sequence MATATIALVNGQQGGGSEPAAAAVVAAGDKWKPPQGTDSIKMENGQSTAAKLGLPPLTPEQQEALQKAKKYAMEQSIKSVLVKQTIAHQQQQLTNLQMAAVTMGFGDPLSPLQSMAAQRQRALAIMCRVYVGSIYYELGEDTIRQAFAPFGPIKSIDMSWDSVTMKHKGFAFVEYEVPEAAQLALEQMNSVMLGGRNIKVGRPSNIGQAQPIIDQLAEEARAFNRIYVASVHQDLSDDDIKSVFEAFGKIKSCTLARDPTTGKHKGYGFIEYEKAQSSQDAVSSMNLFDLGGQYLRVGKAVTPPMPLLTPATPGGLPPAAAVAAAAATAKITAQEAVAGAAVLGTLGTPGLVSPALTLAQPLGTLPQAVMAAQAPGVITGVTPARPPIPVTIPSVGVVNPILASPPTLGLLEPKKEKEEEELFPESERPEMLSEQEHMSISGSSARHMVMQKLLRKQEVGRGAGWWWGRVGGRAAVLSCLPLGPAPQSTVMVLRNMVDPKDIDDDLEGEVTEECGKFGAVNRVIIYQEKQGEEEDAEIIVKIFVEFSIASETHKAIQALNGRWFAGRKVVAEVYDQERFDNSDLSA
- the PUF60 gene encoding poly(U)-binding-splicing factor PUF60 isoform X1, producing the protein MEQLNLADSGLVGKEARRCRRASPPVGMPSAWWLQNEAGCLFAARQVNGQQGGGSEPAAAAVVAAGDKWKPPQGTDSIKMENGQSTAAKLGLPPLTPEQQEALQKAKKYAMEQSIKSVLVKQTIAHQQQQLTNLQMAAVTMGFGDPLSPLQSMAAQRQRALAIMCRVYVGSIYYELGEDTIRQAFAPFGPIKSIDMSWDSVTMKHKGFAFVEYEVPEAAQLALEQMNSVMLGGRNIKVGRPSNIGQAQPIIDQLAEEARAFNRIYVASVHQDLSDDDIKSVFEAFGKIKSCTLARDPTTGKHKGYGFIEYEKAQSSQDAVSSMNLFDLGGQYLRVGKAVTPPMPLLTPATPGGLPPAAAVAAAAATAKITAQEAVAGAAVLGTLGTPGLVSPALTLAQPLGTLPQAVMAAQAPGVITGVTPARPPIPVTIPSVGVVNPILASPPTLGLLEPKKEKEEEELFPESERPEMLSEQEHMSISGSSARHMVMQKLLRKQESTVMVLRNMVDPKDIDDDLEGEVTEECGKFGAVNRVIIYQEKQGEEEDAEIIVKIFVEFSIASETHKAIQALNGRWFAGRKVVAEVYDQERFDNSDLSA
- the PUF60 gene encoding poly(U)-binding-splicing factor PUF60 isoform X6 produces the protein MATATIALGTDSIKMENGQSTAAKLGLPPLTPEQQEALQKAKKYAMEQSIKSVLVKQTIAHQQQQLTNLQMAAQRQRALAIMCRVYVGSIYYELGEDTIRQAFAPFGPIKSIDMSWDSVTMKHKGFAFVEYEVPEAAQLALEQMNSVMLGGRNIKVGRPSNIGQAQPIIDQLAEEARAFNRIYVASVHQDLSDDDIKSVFEAFGKIKSCTLARDPTTGKHKGYGFIEYEKAQSSQDAVSSMNLFDLGGQYLRVGKAVTPPMPLLTPATPGGLPPAAAVAAAAATAKITAQEAVAGAAVLGTLGTPGLVSPALTLAQPLGTLPQAVMAAQAPGVITGVTPARPPIPVTIPSVGVVNPILASPPTLGLLEPKKEKEEEELFPESERPEMLSEQEHMSISGSSARHMVMQKLLRKQEVGRGAGWWWGRVGGRAAVLSCLPLGPAPQSTVMVLRNMVDPKDIDDDLEGEVTEECGKFGAVNRVIIYQEKQGEEEDAEIIVKIFVEFSIASETHKAIQALNGRWFAGRKVVAEVYDQERFDNSDLSA
- the PUF60 gene encoding poly(U)-binding-splicing factor PUF60 isoform X3, with the translated sequence MATATIALVNGQQGGGSEPAAAAVVAAGDKWKPPQGTDSIKMENGQSTAAKLGLPPLTPEQQEALQKAKKYAMEQSIKSVLVKQTIAHQQQQLTNLQMAAVTMGFGDPLSPLQSMAAQRQRALAIMCRVYVGSIYYELGEDTIRQAFAPFGPIKSIDMSWDSVTMKHKGFAFVEYEVPEAAQLALEQMNSVMLGGRNIKVGRPSNIGQAQPIIDQLAEEARAFNRIYVASVHQDLSDDDIKSVFEAFGKIKSCTLARDPTTGKHKGYGFIEYEKAQSSQDAVSSMNLFDLGGQYLRVGKAVTPPMPLLTPATPGGLPPAAAVAAAAATAKITAQEAVAGAAVLGTLGTPGLVSPALTLAQPLGTLPQAVMAAQAPGVITGVTPARPPIPVTIPSVGVVNPILASPPTLGLLEPKKEKEEEELFPESERPEMLSEQEHMSISGSSARHMVMQKLLRKQESTVMVLRNMVDPKDIDDDLEGEVTEECGKFGAVNRVIIYQEKQGEEEDAEIIVKIFVEFSIASETHKAIQALNGRWFAGRKVVAEVYDQERFDNSDLSA